A single genomic interval of Juglans regia cultivar Chandler chromosome 1, Walnut 2.0, whole genome shotgun sequence harbors:
- the LOC108982628 gene encoding alanine--glyoxylate aminotransferase 2 homolog 1, mitochondrial, with the protein MALQRHLLRKAKFLSGSSFSTIPSSSAAAAAAAAAAVCDAPPPRLPPFDHSPRSYKGPLADEVFQKRRKFLGPSLFHYYQKPLNIVEGKMQYLFDENGRRYLDAFAGIVTVSCGHCHPEILSAIMEQSNLLQHATTIYLHHAIADFAEALASKMPGNLKVVYFVNSGTEANELAMLMARLYTGNLGMISLRNAYHGGSSGTLGLTALNTWKYPIPQGEIHHAVNPDPYHGDFGSDANRYAKDVQDHIDFGTSGKVAGFIAETIQGVGGAVELASGYLKLVYDIVRKAGGICIADEVQTGFGRTGSHYWGFETQGVIPDIVTMAKGIGNGLPLGAVVTTPEIASVLAQKILFNTFGGNPVCSAGGLAVLRVLDKEKRQAHCTDVGSHLLGRLRALQQRHEIIGDVRGRGLMVGVELVTDRTEKTPAKAETAVLFEKLRELGVLVGKGGLHGNVFRIKPPMCFTKDDADFLVDALDYSMSRL; encoded by the exons ATGGCGTTGCAGAGGCATCTGCTGAGGAAGGCAAAGTTTCTCTCCGGTTCCTCCTTTTCTACAATTCCTTCTTcatctgctgctgctgctgctgctgctgccgcCGCTGTCTGCGATGCTCCTCCGCCTCGGCTTCCTCCGTTCGATCACTCCCCGAGATCCTACAAGGGCCCTCTGGCCGATGAAGTCTTCCAGAAGCGGAGGAAGTTTCTCGGTCCTTCTCTCTTCCACTACTATCAGAAGCCT CTTAATATTGTTGAGGGGAAGATGCAGTATTTATTTGATGAGAACGGGAGGCGTTACCTGGATGCGTTTGCTGGGATAGTTACGGTTTCTTGTGGACATTGCCATCCTGAAATATTAAGTGCGATAATGGAGCAGAGCAACCTTCTACAGCATGCTACAACCATATATCTTCACCATGCAATAGCTGATTTTGCTGAGGCATTAGCTTCCAAAATGCCTGGAAACCTAaag GTTGTGTATTTTGTAAATTCTGGGACGGAAGCAAATGAATTAGCGATGCTGATGGCCCGTCTATACACTGGTAATCTTGGCATGATCTCGTTGAGGAATGCATATCATGGGGGAAGTTCTGGGACGCTTGGACTCACTGCTCTTAACACATGGAAGTACCCAATACCCCAG GGCGAAATTCATCATGCTGTAAATCCAGATCCATACCATGGTGATTTTGGCTCTGATGCTAATCGTTATGCCAAAGATGTACAAGATCACATTGATTTTGGTACTTCAGGAAAAGTTGCTGGATTTATAGCCGAAACAATCCAG GGAGTTGGAGGGGCAGTTGAATTGGCCTCTGGATACTTGAAACTGGTTTATGACATTGTACGCAAGGCTGGTGGCATCTGCATTGCTGATGAAGTGCAAACTGGGTTTGGTCGTACAGGAAGCCACTACTGGGGCTTTGAAACACAGGGCGTCATTCCAGATATAGTTACCATGGCAAAG GGTATTGGCAATGGGCTACCATTGGGAGCAGTGGTGACAACCCCAGAGATAGCAAGTGTATTGGCCCAGAAAATTCTATTTAATACTTTTGGTGGGAACCCTGTATGTTCAGCTGGGGGGCTGGCAGTACTTAGAGTTCTTGACAAGGAGAAGCGTCAAGCTCATTGTACTGATGTTGGTTCACACTTGCTTGGGCGTTTGAGAGCTCTTCAGCAAAGACATGAAA tcATTGGAGATGTGAGGGGCAGGGGCTTAATGGTTGGTGTAGAACTCGTGACTGACAGGACCGAGAAGACACCTGCTAAGGCAGAAACTGCAGTTTTATTTGAGAAACTTAGAG AGCTTGGTGTTCTAGTTGGGAAAGGGGGATTGCATGGAAATGTTTTTAGAATAAAGCCACCAATGTGTTTTACAAAGGACGATGCAG ATTTTCTTGTCGATGCCTTAGACTATTCCATGTCAAGGTTGTAA
- the LOC109013266 gene encoding transcription factor TGA1, with amino-acid sequence MNSPSAQFVTSRRIGVYDPIHQIGMWGENFKSNSNLNASASLIVEDVKLDSQSQDASHGTEGPSNQYDQEATKPTDKVQRRLAQNREAARKSRLRKKAYVQQLETSRLKLIQLEQELERARQQGLYIGGGLDAGHLGFSGTVNSGITTFEMEYGHWMEEQNRQICDLRNALNAHITDIELRMLVESGMNHYFELFRMKATATKADVFYMMSGMWKTSAERFFLWIGGVRPSQLLKVLGPQLNPMTKQQSLDVLNLEHSCQQAEDALSQGMERLQQTLADTVAAGQLSEGSCNRQMTNAMEKLEALRTFVGQADHVRKETLQQMLHILTIRQAARGLLALGEYFQRLRALSSLWATRPREPA; translated from the exons ATGAACTCTCCATCAGCCCAGTTTGTCACCTCAAGAAGGATAGGAGTATATGACCCTATCCACCAGATTGGCATGTGGGGAGAAAACTTCAAAAGCAACAGTAATCTAAATGCGTCTGCATCCTTGATCGTGGAGGATGTGAAACTAGATAGTCAG TCACAGGATGCTTCTCATGGAACAGAGGGACCTTCTAACCAATATGACCAAGAAGCAACTAAACCCACAGATAAG GTACAAAGGCGTCTTGCACAAAACCGTGAGGCTGCTCGTAAAAGTCGTTTGCGGAAGAAG GCCTATGTTCAGCAGTTGGAAACAAGTCGTTTGAAACTTATTCAATTAGAGCAAGAGCTTGAGCGTGCCCGACAACAG GGCTTGTATATAGGTGGTGGGTTAGATGCCGGTCATCTGGGGTTCTCTGGAACCGTAAACTCAG GGATTACTACATTTGAGATGGAGTATGGACACTGGATGGAAGAACAAAATAGACAGATTTGTGACTTGAGGAATGCTTTGAATGCTCATATAACTGATATAGAGCTTCGAATGCTAGTAGAAAGTGGCATGAACCattattttgaacttttccGTATGAAAGCAACTGCCACAAAAGCTGATGTCTTCTATATGATGTCTGGCATGTGGAAAACATCAGCTGAGCGCTTCTTCTTGTGGATTGGAGGGGTTCGCCCTTCACAGCTTCTTAAG GTGCTTGGGCCTCAGCTTAACCCCATGACGAAACAACAATCTTTGGATGTTTTGAATCTTGAACATTCATGTCAGCAAGCGGAAGATGCTCTTTCGCAAGGTATGGAGAGACTCCAGCAAACTCTGGCTGATACTGTAGCAGCTGGTCAACTGAGTGAAGGAAGTTGCAACCGGCAGATGACTAATGCGATGGAGAAGTTGGAAGCTCTAAGGACCTTTGTGGGACAG GCTGACCATGTTCGGAAGGAAACCCTGCAGCAGATGTTACACATACTGACTATCCGCCAGGCAGCTCGAGGGCTGCTTGCCTTGGGTGAGTACTTCCAACGCCTTCGAGCTTTGAGCTCACTTTGGGCTACCCGCCCTCGTGAGCCTGCTTAG